Genomic window (Helianthus annuus cultivar XRQ/B chromosome 3, HanXRQr2.0-SUNRISE, whole genome shotgun sequence):
TATGTAAGAATTTCCTTGTAGATTACAttggttgttttatttgtaaCATTTCTATTTTTATCTAGTataaataactttgtaatatgcAAGCATAGTAGATCATCACAACACCattctaataaaaataaaatactttACACAAATACAAGATATCATAGAATATGAACCAAACAGAAAATAAATCCTCAAGAAAAAAATGGGAGAAGGCCATAAACAATTTAATCATCAGTAAACATAAGAAAATGAAAATGTTGGTTCACAACACATTTAGATCAAACCGGAATAATTACGATGAAACCATCTATGGCACCATTGGGAACCGACTCCAAAATACCGGACTAGAGCCAACAATACCAGCAAAGAGAGCATGACACCACCATCTGCAATCCCAACACGAAAAGAGAAATAGGAACTTGCTAACCTAtcaaaaaaaggaaaaagaaatatAAGATTGCTAACCTATCAAAAAAGTTCTTTTGATTTTATACCAATTTCACCTTGGCTTTGATCTTAAGAAGCACATCATTTACTCGCATCGGTCAAATACATTGTGTGAGAGGTCGAAAGTCGGCTAGACATTTTTTTTCTTCCATGCACCTTAAAACAAAGAAATGTAAAAATAGGTTTGAGTCAGCCATGTAACTTCTGATACAGTTCAACTCTAGTCACATTTTGGTGCTCTGATGTTCGGTTTTTTCCAGCTTTAAGCTTTATGTTTATATTCTTATATAACCAAAGCAACATTCTGATACGGGTCAACTGTAGTCACaattagggatgagcatttggcacCGGGTACCGGGTACCGGTATCGAACTGGTACCATACCGGGTATATTCAGTACTGGTACCGGTTCCCATTTTCCCGTTTTGCGGTACCGGTACCAACCCCATATGTTGTAATGAAATCTGTTTCGCAAGGAAAGAAATAAACCAATCCACATAAAAAATGTTTGCAAAATCACTGCAAAGTTAATAATATAAATCAGATAAATAAGTGAACACCACGCTACTAACTCAAGACATCTTTTAGTAATGAAATCTCAACTCACCTATCGTCTTTCCAAAACGAATGATGACCCAACTCAGGAATAACCAACGTAGCATTCAATATGCGTGCAACAACAACATCATCAGTTATCTGCACAGAAAAGATTGCAAAAAGACAAATGATTAACAAACATATAAAATTATCGTCTCTAAATTGATTTAAATCTCATGACCTAATTAGAACTGTATAGATCCACAAATACCACTGGATCAAACACCTCGTAATAATCATCTTCACGATGATCATCGATTCACTTACCACTGGATCAAACACTTGTTAGATCAATGATTAGCCATAAACGATTTTCCATTGGATGTTGGAAGAGTCTTCTTGGAAAACAGGAGATAAATCGGAAAGCAATTATTGGCTAGTTTCTTGTTCAAGATTTAGGGCTTCCAAGTGTTACCATCTCGAAAGAGACCCGAGTATTCTTTCACAGTACTGTATTACATTCACATCAAAACAAATAGCTACTTAACTTAAAGTCAGCGTCTATCAAATTCTAGCAATTAGGGTTTTATATCAGGAAGATGAAACATAAAGAATGAAATCTAAAAGCAGGAGTGAGGTTATGGAATAAACGGGCCAATCTAACCATATAGAAACCCTAACAATTCCTAATCATGAAAATAAcccctaaataaaaaaaaatcattaaactAAACAACCTGGTAATAGAAAACACATCGAATTCAGAAAAGAAACAGAGAGTGTTTACCCGATCAGAGGTGTCATTAAGGGAAGAAGACGGTTCTTTGTCTATTTTAAAAGTTTGTCCTGCTCAATAGCTGCTTCTGTGGCACTCCAAGCAGACCAGTAAGATGCGAACAAAATGGTACCAATAGCCATAAGCCATAAAAACACCTGGAGACTCTGTTTCAAACTTTCACCAGCATCTTGCGGAAGCATGACTACAGGGAAGCTAATATTAACGTTTGGTTCATCTGCTTCACACACCATCTTGAATAGTTATGTAAAAAAATAAAGATTATTGTATTTGTATAACCATCATAATAACCTAAAGTGCCAAAGTAGAGAGAGGGGAGCTCATGtcgggtaacgggtcaaaacaggtttGAATCAAAGCAATTAAAACTTGTGTTCTATGTTAAAACAGGCCAGTTGACCTGTTTCTTTATAGGCTGGTACTTATAGTGGATCTATGTAACCTCTTTCAGATACAAAACATAGGGGAAGGTTAAGGTACAATAGCCCCTTAACGTGCGAAGCATACGCGACTTAATTAGACATATTGGTTTGTAAATCACGCATAGGTTAAACACAAAATCATGCATGaacaaaatacaaaaaacatAATAGCGAAACCCCTAATTACGCATGTGATCACATAATTCACGCATGAATAAAacctaattacgcatgttatatgcATAACTATGCATGTTATTTGGTGGTCGCATACGTTATGCACGTTAAGGGACTTTTGTATTTTAAACTCTCACAAAACATGAGTTAATAATGTACCTGTGCGATTGTAAATAATAAGGATTGCTAATGCACCAGCCACTCCAGCAACATTTGCCTTGGTTGTAAACTACAGTTCCCTCGATGCACAAGGACATGTGTTGAATGGTGGTCATCAACAACAGCCTTACAGTTGACACGGTAGTTGTGGTGCCAACGTTGTTCTGCAAATTGATTTGTCGAAATGCTGGTCAACACGAACAACTTTACAATTAACTCAAACACTTTAAAAGTAGacttatttttagttttttttaaccggATACCTTAAACACTTTCTAAACCTACTTTTAAATCTTCGCGAAATCAAAACCCTCGAAATATTTCAAAGACGAGTACATTTTCACATGTCTTGATAGTGCTAACCTACAAAACATTTAGATTTTGGATCAGATATAACAAAATTCATTAACATATTTCTTATAGATCAAATGTGCCTAATTTAGCAAATGTATTTGAAATAATCACCAAGAGTatgaaattaaaaaataaacCTAAATGTAATTCAAGTTGAGCGAGTGTGATTCGAATTAAGTGGTATTAAAGAAGGGAAGATTGATATGGCAAACATATAATTGTTAAATCATAATTAACAAACCATACTACTGGGATTAACAATAACGTGGGGTATGGGGCATCCCCCTCTACACCCATTAGTCACACACTTAACTAAATAGTTAACAAACCATACTGCTGGGATTAACAATAACGTGGGGTATGGGGCATCCCCCTCTACACCCATTAGTCACACACTTAACTAAATAGTTAACAAACCATACTACTGGGATTAACAATAACGTGGGGTATGGGGCATCCCCCTCTACACCCATTAGTCACACACTTAACTAAAAGaaacaaaacaaataataaaagaTACGACTCAACCCCATGCATGCCGAAACCGAACACGCCTATCAAACATGAGCCGTCTTATCATGTTTATCGCAAATTTCATCAGATGTTTTGATAGCAATAACTTGGTCGTTGCAATTTGTCTCGGACTCTTTACCCAATATTTGGTTTTCGGGTGTTGTATGCTCATGCATAGAAATGGACGGATCTTTGTGCTCCTTGCTTTTACCCCAAACGACCATATAAAGCCCCACAACTATGACAACTCCTCCTAGAACCCTGGAGAACATAAAGTTAGCGGTTTGGGTAAAATGGTAAATAATTAACAACTGTTATATATTTTTACCTTCCTAGGTATGTTTTCTCGGCTAGAAAAATCGATCCCATGAAAGCTACGATTATCATACACAATGGGTTAAATGCAGTCACAAAAACCGGACCTCTTTCTCTCATAATGATCCCTTGGACGTAGTAAACAGCACCTGAACATATTATCCCCTGCATAAACACGAGTAAAATTTGGAGTTCACACCATAATTACCTGTTTTCAATTTTCTTCCTTTTTTGGCCTTGTTATACGCCTGATATATTTAGAGATGGCGGATCCCACCCATGTACTAATTATACCAAGTTAAACCGCCAATTTAGGGCTAAATGTGTTTAACGGGTCAAAAGTTACTAATTACAACATAAACCATCTAAatcattttctaaaaaaaatgtaGTTAGAGTTGGTTACACAGTAGAGTGTTGCTAGAAGTGTGGTGTTCCACTTTATAGCCCAAACTGCAGGGTTCCCCCTCTCCATGATCAACGCCGCTATAGTACCCTCGATTGTCGCCAATAAGCATATCCAAGCGGTCATAGCCAGCTCGTCCGGATATGACTTTAGTGTAATTGCCTACACATTACAAATAAACacattaattaattattaataatatttctaTTCACATATATATTCTTACTTGTAGAATATATATGTTTATGATTGTTTGTGTCAAGACATGAAGAGGACGACCCAATTCAACTGCTGATCTCAATCGATGaaaattctttttgtgagtttataAGAAATCAATATCGATTCAAACAACCATTGCCAaaataaaccctaaatcctaacaaCAGATAGTTGtgaaaatataaaattttaatcaACATCCAAATTAAACTAACGGATTTCATGTCTTGACACAAACAATCATAAACAATCAAAGCAACAACAATATATAGATAGATCTAGCTTTCACGTGGATATAGTGTTTGTGTCTTTAAACCAAATAGTATGTATACCATACTTTTACCTTTTCTCTGAAATTATGGGCCATTGTGTTGGTTCAGGCCCTTATATACACACGTATGTAATTTGTTTCTGTGGTCCATGACATTATAGCATAATGGTATTTTGAGGTGGGATAAGACTTAGGAACTATTAGGTTCTGGATTTGATTCCCACAAAGGGTGATTTTCCAAGAtttatttattgggttttctgCTGAATTATTAGTGTataggcattatagcctagtggagatggatataatCGGGTAGTTCCGCTGTTAGCACGACGATACACCAGTAgttcgtcagtgatccaaatttgccgttagaAAAAAATGTTTCTGTGATTTGAAAGAAGTGAACAAAGACAGATATGGAGAGAATACTTATGTTAAAATGTGAACAAATGAAGTCCTTAAATAGAGCCAACGATGGAataacaaaaaataataaaaataactaatTAATCGTACTATTATCGAGAACATGAGCCAACAACCTCCTTTTCTTTTGCATCACACTATCGATCACATACCATATATTTCGGTCCCCCATTTTAAAATACCATATATTGGAGTATATTTTTTCATTTGAGTTAGGGATATCGATCACATACCATATATTTCGGTCCCCCATTTTAAAATAGGaaaaatggattttaataatccaaactttcACCCATTGGCCGGCAACggacccaacttcaaaaataaccggTGGTGGTCCCAACTTTTCGtatattgtaaaccaatggacttttactaataaaaaccttaatttctttttgtctcCTTATCCTTTTCGGCAACTTTTTCGTATAATGTAAACCAATGGACCTTTACTAAACCGAAAAGGATAAGgagacaaaaagaaattaagattttttttagtaaaagtacATTGGTTTACAATATACGAAAAGTTGGGACCACCACCgattatttttgaagttgggtccGTTGCCGGCCAATGAGTGaaagtttgaattattaaaatccattattcctttaAAATACCTTATATTGGAGTATATTTTTTCATTTGagttagggatgagcatttggtatcgggtaccggtaccgaattgtaccaggtatattcgggtaccagtaccggtacccactttctctgtttttcggtatcggtatttacgggtaaaacaccCGTAAATACCCATACTAAACCGGTGTATTTTACCTGTACTGAAACCCACTTTTCCCTTTTTTCGGTACCAATACCAGTTCGGTACCGAATGGATACCATGCTCATCTCTGCTTCAAGTTGTTGCTTATCTTATTTTTGCCTgcttaataatattattttttctTCTGCAACCATTTCAAAAGAGTAGTTTTTCTTTAGTATTACTATGTATATTTGTTATATAAGAACTTAAGGGGCGAATCTAGAGCTATTTAAGGGGTTTCTGGAAACCCGTTCGGTTTGTAATTTATAGTTCTAAAGGAATCCTTTAATATTTTGTAGGAGAACCTTGTAAACATATGTATAGACTAGTCTACTGGTTGGTATGCACGCTTTTGTAGTTTGCAAGTCGTTATCTCTGTTGATATCAGATGGTGTATGCGATTCTCTATTAGTTCGCAAGTCGTTATCTCTATTAGTTTGCAAGTCGTTATCTcaaaagaaatgtaaagtttaatctatttgcaaaagataaaaacaactGTGAATCTTTAATTATTGTATTTTTATTATGAGATGAACCTTACTCGACTCGTAATTTTTTATGTTTGAACATATGATATTGAAACATTTAAAAAAGTAAACCCCTTGAAAAAAATTCCTGAATCTTCAACTGATAACAAGTATATTTTGTTATGTAGAATGGACCTCCTTCCTTCTATAATCTTGTATTCTTGTATAATATTTTAAGGAGGCATTCTTGACCCAAAGCCTTTCAAGTGGGTCAGCTTAGGTGGCTTTTAAGTTTATATGGGTTGGTTTGcgtaagatattttaactaaatgggtcacaatgggtcacttgaaattctatcttgttattttcgggtcaaagcgggtcgacagcattaaagaaatgggtcgatgtgggCTAGTGTATTAAAGAAACGGGGCATGTTTCGGATCAGAATGGGTTTCGAGTCGGCACAAGTATCCGCACGAGACGGGTTACGGCACGAAACGagttttggatcggaacgggtTCAGTTCAAATTGAGTTTCTAGCCGAGACGGGTTTCGGCACGACGcaggttttggatcggaacggtTCGGGTCGGTTTCGGGCCGGCACGGGACGGGTTTCGGATCGCAACGGGTTTTGGGCCGACACGAGTTTCCGCACGAGACGAGTTTTCGATCGGGATGGGTTTcctaccgtttcgacgcgaaccgtttcgaccagtaccgtttcgacgcgaaccgtttcgacccgaatcgtttcgacgcgtaccgtttcgacgcgaaccgtttcgacccgtaccatttcgaatcgaaccgtttcgaatcgaaccgtttcgaatcgaatcgaaccgtttcgacctgtaccgtttcgacctgtaccgtttcgacgcgaaccgtttcgacgcgtaccgtttcgacgccaaccgtttcgacgcgtaccgtttcaacacgaaccgtttcgacccataccgtttcgaatcgaaccgttttgaTGCGAATCGTTTCGACGCATACCGTTTCGACACAAACCGTTGACCCGtaccaacccgacccgaaacacgttctgacccgaacccgttccgacccgaaccaaaacaaccccttttttttaattgacccgttttgacccatgacacGACACGACACGACCCGACCCAGCCCGACCCGACACAGCCCGACCCATTTGCCAGGTCTAATTTTAATAATATTTGGAGCATTGTAGACAAGCTCATGTGCATGCAcgacatatacatacatacatacatacatacatacatacatacatacatacatacatacatacatacatacatacatacatacatacatacatacatacatacatacatacatacatacatacatacatacatacatacatacatacatacatacatacatacatacatacatacatacatacatacatacatacatacatacatacatacatacatacatacatacatacatacatacatacatacatacatacatacatacatacatacatacatacatacatacatacatacatacatacatacatacatacatacatacatacatacatacatacatacatacatacatacatacatacatacatacatacaaaaaCACTAGAAATAAACTGTGAAATCGAGAAATGTGATCCTTTCATCACAGAAATTGATATTTTGAAATCGGGAGTCTTCATGTTGTTTGCATCAAGATAAGATAGCTAGATTCCACCAACTCATTTAACATTTGAGTTGAGTAGTGTGCGTATGCACGCAACGTCATTAGGGTTGAAATTTGTAAGTTATGATGTTGATGACTTGTACATTACTATTGATTCCCTTGGTTTCAAATTAAATTTACATCCATAAACTCAGTTTAAATAGTTCACGACGAAACGTTGATAAATGTAAGCATGTCGCAAAGACATATTATGATATTATTAGACATCGCATTTTCAAAGTTGtaagatttaacaaaaaaaacttTGCAAAAAAAGAAAATTCGAAACCATAACGCAGCTTTTGCGACTTGTATACATTTGTGATTCGATAGCTTGTATATTATTACGCACAACTCCATTTTGACTGAAATTTACACTGAcacatagataaaaataagcacgtcaGAATGATGTATTCAATTTTAGTAAACAACATATCTTGAAaactataaaataaataaataaaaaaagcaAAACAGAAAGATTGTGAGTGGGTCATATCTCAAAAGATGGTTagaaagaaaacaaaagaaaaaacaaGAGCAAAAGTGTATGGTATAAAGGGTAAGTGTAAGTGTAGTTGAAAATGAAAGGATCATATTATAAGTATAATTACTCTACATATTAACTTCAAACACAATGATGAATAGTGGATGAACGGTAACGGCGTCAACTTGAACGCTGCCTTAGCTCTTTTCTCTTCCTCCGCCTTTTCCTTCTGCTAATTCACCGCCTAAATCACCTTCCAGATCTAGAAGAGTTATAATGTTGGAGTTTTAAGTACACCCAATCTCCAATGTTGAACTCTTTAAGTACCATGGACCATTATTATACAGATAGTACATAGATGGAAGGAAGAAAGGGGGCGGGGTTCGTGGAGGGATTGCCGGTCGTCTTCCTAAATCCGATATGACCTGATGGTCATCATCCCTGACTATATATGCTCTAAGAAGTAACGATTCCATCCACGAGTACTTGACAAAACAAAAGGATGCAACATATTGATAATAGGGTACAAAGTTTCATACACCACATAACTTTAGACATAATACAATTAATATAAGGAAACAAATTTCATAAGCAGATTGAATCTAGAGACATGTCTTCAATATAATCATTGTATCAAGCTTCATTCTCCCTTTTATGCTCTCCTAAGACTTCTCATAGTTTTGGGTCTTCATAATTTTCAATGACAAGTGTAGGATTTGCTTTCATGAGCATGTGTTTGGGATTTCTAGTCGTTAATCCAATAACTGGCATTCCAGCTGCAACGCCCACCTTTATCCCCAAAACTGGATCCTAAATCACGTCGATTAAACAAAACATTAGGTTACTATTATAGAATTGATAATTATGACCTGTTTATTTATAAATGGGTTGACACAGACTACATTTAAATTATCATTATAgttaaaaagagaaaacaaattaaaaatCAACCAAACTACATATACAACTCTGAAATCACATTCCAAAGGAATAATATAACGAAAATAAATTAATTCTTGTAATCATTTATTGACCCACACATACAAAAGTGTAAGTATCTATCATAATTGTGAAATGTTTACAGTAAAAGAAAGTTATGGAAACAAACGATTGCATCAAGTAGTTTTCagttataaaatattaaaaaaaaaaaggcgttaaagataataataatgataataataataataataacaataataacttaATAAGGGATATTGGCCTCTAATAATACCGACGTCATTAGTCATTGGCAGTCTCACCTTTTTTTATTCCCCCTAACAATCACACCTTTCAGTTATTTTTCTGCCACCGGTCACCAGTTAAAAAAACtccattaatttttttttccgaattacaaattgacattttagggcttttgatcagaacgagtaTACGAGTCGAatgatgtaaaatttaccttgAAATTGTGCTCCAAACGACGAAaatggtgcttcaattcgggtgtttaaacttccagcTAACAAAAATTaagtcgtttggagcaccgtttcgaggtaagttttatatCAATAGACCCGTATCcttgttctgatcaaaagccctaaaacgttACTTGTAATTTGGAAATAAAAAACTTAAcgaaattaagtttttttttaactgaGGACCTGTGGACGAAAAATAGTTGAAAAGTGGGATCGTCAGGGGGAATAAAAATGGTGGGACTGCTAATGGCCAATGACGTCTAGTAAAAATTATTAGAGGCCAATATCCCTAGTAACAGTACCAGTATGAGTAACAGTAATAGTAATAATACCTCACAAGTCACAAATGAAAGTATGGTCTTTTGAAACTTTTAGaggttgtttggcaacttctgataggtaagtgctgaaccagtaagagggtctgaaccattaagtgctgaaccagtaagagggtctgaaccattaagtgctgaactagtaagaggtctgaactattaagagagaggcaaatgtctggccaattcagataagaggtcttaaccatttagactcagtataatgcttaatcattcaaatgaatttgtctgaatcatttgacatctgctcgcgaaataAACAGTCTCAACCATTAAGTGCGAAACCAataaaaggtctgaaccattaacaGCTTCATTAAAAGCTAAACAAAAAGCCCCTAATAAGTTTAAGAGCGTTTAGGTAAGGATCGGGTGCCGGTTTGGCATCCTCACACTCATCACCAATGATATGATTATGATAGAAATCAGTTAGGCCAAGAGTTGGGATCATGAGCTCAGCATTGGGCCTAGGGGAATTAGTAACAGCAGCCCGTTTCAGCCCATGATCTTCAACCCATTTAGTTAGTTTGCATAGACCCTTTATGGCACAGCTTTTTCCTTCACCAACCCATTCATAAGAAAGATTAAATACAAGTGAGAAAATCTAGAGAGTAATGCTCCATTCTTCTagatatatattataaaaaaaataaaaaatatgactACTTTCGTGATTTTAAAAGAGCTTACTTCCTAAAACGTTCTTCTTTTTCTTCACATAATCTAAACCTCTTTCGATATCATCAGGAAAAAGAACAGTTGCAATGTCATCATCAAGCTTTCCGGAAATATTTTGAGCAAAAAAATCTTCATCTATTGGAATCCCACCGTTGAAACCAGTCTGTTAAACATAATTAAATGTACATCGTTTAAAAAGAATTTCATAAATTgtttgaagaagaaaaaaaatcaacCCCTTGAAGCAATTCTCGAAAAACAACGAAGTGGATGGGATCTGAATCACAAAGAGTTCCATCAATATCGAACAATACCGCTTCAAGTGGAACAAGTGCTATAAATGCAGATTTGCTGTTGCAAAGAATCAAATGCACATATATATTGGCATATCGCTTTCATTTCATAACTAATATTTATCTCGCTTAATGAAAATGATACATATAAAAATGGCTTATGTCTCCCTCTAGCTactttgtcttttattttatctcTATCTCTTTGAGTTTTAAAGTAAAGTATGTTTACATATATgcatattaatttttatttttaatttttgtcatcGTTTGTGGTACTTGAACCCAAAATGTCCCCCTCCCAAACATGGGTATTTAAAGGGTTTGTCTTTGCCAATGAACCACCATCCCATTGGTATATATGCAACTAGCTATTGCTCGCGTGAAACACGGTTTTAACAAATGATGATAAATTTATTTGTTGCAAATTAAAATCGtgtaaaaaacaaatagtttggAAGAAACAAATAACAAATCATTAAATTTCAATAAGAATTTTCTTGTAGATTTCATTGGTTGTTTTATTTGTAGCATTTCTATATTTATCTAGTataaataactttgtaatatacaAGCATAGTAGATCATCACAACACCattctaataaaaataaaatactttACACAAATACAAGATATCATAGAATATGAACCAAATAGAAAACAAATCCTCAAGAAAAAAAATGAGAGAAGGACATAAACAATTTAATTGTAACACCCTAAATTGTGCATAATTGTTAAAAGTGAATTATATAATAAATTTAGTTAAGGATTATGTTATGATATATAAACCTAAGAATGA
Coding sequences:
- the LOC110930429 gene encoding WAT1-related protein At2g37460 isoform X1 — encoded protein: MAHNFREKAITLKSYPDELAMTAWICLLATIEGTIAALIMERGNPAVWAIKWNTTLLATLYCGIICSGAVYYVQGIIMRERGPVFVTAFNPLCMIIVAFMGSIFLAEKTYLGRVLGGVVIVVGLYMVVWGKSKEHKDPSISMHEHTTPENQILGKESETNCNDQVIAIKTSDEICDKHDKTAHV
- the LOC110930429 gene encoding WAT1-related protein At2g37460 isoform X2 — its product is MAHNFREKAITLKSYPDELAMTAWICLLATIEGTIAALIMERGNPAVWAIKWNTTLLATLYCGIICSGAVYYVQGIIMRERGPVFVTAFNPLCMIIVAFMGSIFLAEKTYLGRVLGGVVIVVGLYMVVWGKSKEHKDPSISMHEHTTPENQILGKESETNCNDQVIAIKTSDEICDKHDKTAHV